In Shewanella sp. VB17, a single genomic region encodes these proteins:
- a CDS encoding efflux RND transporter permease subunit yields the protein MARFFIDRPIFAWVIAIIVMLAGVLSIFGLPVAQYPNIAPPTVVISAVYPGASAKTMEDSVTQVIEQRMTGIDNLRYLSSTSDSFGNAEITLTFNAEADPDIAQVQVQNKLQLALPLLPQEVQAQGVSVNKSSAGFMMVLGFVSKDGKLDKNDISDYVGSNIQDPMSRVTGVGEIQLFGAQYAMRIWLDPLKLTQYKLTSIDVMDSIREQNAQVSAGQLGGSPSLAGQELNATVSAQSRLQSVEQFEKIIIKSDISGAKVILADVARIELGAESYAVESFYNGDPAAGLAIKLATGANALATAEAVRAKVDEMKPFFPQGLEVVYPYDTTPFVEKSIEGVVHTLLEAMVLVFVIMYLFLQNFRATLIPTIAVPVVLLGTFAILSVAGFSINTLTMFAMVLAIGLLVDDAIVVVENVERVMQEEGLSPLEATKKSMDQITGALVGIGLTLSAVFVPMAFMSGSTGVIYRQFSVTIVAAMALSVMVAIILTPALCATMLKPIAKGEGHVKTGFFGWFNRNFDKMTSGYEASVAAMIKRTGRVMLIYLALTIAVGWIFMRMPTAFLPDEDQGIMFTQAILPVNSTQESTKKVMEKVTDFYLNEEGDNVNSVFSVSGFSFAGSGQNMGIAFIGMKDWSEREGQGQDIQSVAARAMGKFMQMKEAFVFAFVPPAVIELGTANGFDMYLQDRNGQGHDKLLEARNMLLGMASQNPNLVGVRPNGQEDAPLYQILIDQAKIRALGIDINSVNSVLGTAWGGSYVNDFIDRGRVKKVYVQGDAKYRMQPEDLNTWYVRNGEGSMVPFSAFATGEWQYASPRLERFNGLPAMNIQGGTAPGYSTGAAMDDIEAMVKKLPPGFGVEWNGLSYEERLSGNQAPMLYALSVMVVFLVLAALYESWSIPFSVILVIPLGIIGALIAMNARGLPNDVFFQVGLLTTVGLATKNAILIVEFAKEFYEKGAGLVEATLHAVRVRLRPILMTSLAFGLGVVPLAISTGVGSGSQNAIGTGVLGGMMSSTFIGIFFIPIFFVVVERIFSKREREKVAKVVDSAE from the coding sequence ATGGCTCGTTTCTTTATCGATCGCCCCATTTTTGCTTGGGTGATCGCAATTATTGTGATGTTAGCGGGTGTACTATCGATCTTCGGATTACCAGTAGCTCAGTACCCTAACATTGCTCCTCCTACCGTCGTGATTAGTGCGGTTTATCCGGGGGCGTCTGCGAAGACGATGGAAGACTCGGTAACTCAGGTTATCGAGCAGCGCATGACAGGCATTGATAACTTACGTTACCTGTCTTCTACCAGCGATAGCTTTGGTAATGCAGAGATCACGTTAACCTTTAATGCTGAAGCGGATCCTGATATTGCTCAGGTTCAGGTGCAAAACAAACTACAGCTTGCATTGCCTTTACTGCCCCAAGAAGTTCAAGCTCAAGGGGTGAGCGTCAATAAATCCAGTGCGGGTTTTATGATGGTCCTTGGATTTGTTTCCAAAGATGGCAAGCTTGATAAAAATGATATCTCGGATTATGTCGGCTCAAATATTCAAGATCCTATGAGTCGTGTTACTGGTGTGGGTGAGATTCAATTGTTTGGTGCTCAGTATGCGATGCGTATTTGGCTTGATCCATTGAAATTAACCCAGTATAAATTAACCAGCATAGATGTAATGGACTCTATCCGTGAACAAAATGCTCAGGTTTCTGCGGGTCAACTCGGAGGCTCACCATCTCTTGCTGGGCAAGAGTTAAATGCAACTGTCTCAGCTCAAAGTCGTCTTCAATCGGTTGAGCAGTTTGAGAAAATCATCATTAAGTCTGACATATCTGGCGCCAAAGTCATATTGGCTGATGTTGCTCGTATTGAGCTTGGTGCTGAGAGTTACGCTGTTGAGTCGTTTTACAATGGGGATCCTGCAGCAGGTCTTGCGATAAAGTTAGCGACAGGGGCTAATGCCTTAGCAACGGCAGAAGCTGTGCGCGCTAAAGTTGATGAGATGAAACCTTTTTTCCCTCAAGGGTTAGAGGTGGTTTATCCTTACGATACCACGCCATTTGTTGAGAAATCAATTGAGGGTGTTGTGCATACATTATTGGAAGCCATGGTCTTGGTGTTTGTTATCATGTACCTGTTCTTGCAAAACTTCCGTGCCACCTTGATTCCTACAATTGCGGTACCTGTTGTCTTACTGGGTACGTTCGCTATTTTATCGGTTGCAGGCTTTTCTATTAACACCCTGACGATGTTTGCCATGGTATTGGCGATCGGCTTGCTGGTGGATGATGCCATCGTGGTGGTAGAGAATGTCGAGCGCGTGATGCAAGAGGAGGGCTTAAGTCCTCTTGAGGCCACGAAGAAGTCAATGGATCAGATAACTGGTGCGCTAGTGGGTATTGGTTTGACTTTATCTGCGGTATTCGTGCCAATGGCCTTTATGTCGGGATCAACCGGGGTTATTTACCGCCAGTTTTCGGTGACTATTGTTGCTGCTATGGCATTATCGGTCATGGTGGCGATTATTCTGACTCCGGCTCTGTGTGCGACGATGCTTAAGCCAATTGCTAAGGGCGAAGGTCATGTAAAAACAGGCTTCTTTGGTTGGTTTAATCGTAATTTTGACAAAATGACTTCAGGTTATGAAGCCAGTGTTGCTGCTATGATTAAGCGTACTGGTCGCGTCATGTTGATATATTTAGCGTTAACGATTGCTGTTGGCTGGATTTTTATGCGTATGCCAACTGCTTTCCTACCTGATGAAGATCAAGGGATCATGTTTACTCAGGCTATCTTACCCGTTAATTCAACGCAAGAAAGTACAAAAAAAGTGATGGAAAAAGTCACTGATTTTTATCTTAACGAAGAAGGAGATAACGTTAATTCAGTATTTAGCGTCTCAGGCTTTAGTTTTGCTGGTAGTGGTCAGAATATGGGGATCGCTTTTATCGGCATGAAAGATTGGTCTGAGCGTGAAGGGCAAGGGCAAGATATTCAATCCGTTGCTGCACGTGCCATGGGCAAATTTATGCAGATGAAAGAGGCCTTTGTATTTGCTTTTGTCCCGCCAGCGGTGATTGAATTGGGCACGGCGAATGGGTTTGATATGTATTTACAGGATAGAAATGGTCAGGGGCATGATAAATTGCTCGAAGCCCGTAATATGCTGTTAGGTATGGCGTCGCAGAACCCTAATCTTGTGGGCGTACGTCCTAATGGTCAGGAAGATGCACCTTTGTACCAAATCCTTATCGATCAAGCTAAAATCAGAGCATTAGGCATTGATATTAATTCGGTTAACAGCGTACTAGGTACGGCTTGGGGCGGATCTTACGTCAATGACTTTATCGATCGCGGTCGGGTAAAGAAAGTTTACGTGCAAGGGGATGCCAAATACCGTATGCAACCGGAAGACTTGAATACTTGGTATGTACGTAATGGCGAAGGGAGCATGGTGCCTTTTTCTGCTTTTGCAACGGGTGAGTGGCAATATGCTTCACCCCGACTAGAGCGGTTTAATGGATTGCCAGCCATGAATATCCAAGGTGGCACTGCACCGGGCTATAGCACAGGTGCTGCTATGGACGATATCGAAGCAATGGTGAAAAAGTTACCACCAGGATTTGGTGTTGAGTGGAATGGTCTGTCTTATGAAGAGCGCCTATCGGGCAATCAGGCACCTATGCTTTATGCCTTGTCTGTTATGGTGGTCTTTTTGGTACTCGCTGCACTTTATGAGAGTTGGTCGATACCATTCTCGGTGATATTAGTGATCCCTCTGGGGATTATTGGTGCCCTTATTGCCATGAATGCTCGCGGCTTACCTAATGACGTGTTTTTCCAAGTGGGTCTACTCACCACGGTCGGTCTAGCAACGAAAAATGCTATTTTGATTGTGGAGTTTGCGAAAGAATTCTATGAAAAGGGAGCCGGATTGGTCGAAGCAACGTTACATGCTGTACGCGTTCGCTTACGTCCAATCTTGATGACCTCATTAGCCTTCGGCTTAGGCGTTGTACCTTTAGCTATTAGTACTGGTGTTGGATCGGGCAGTCAAAATGCTATTGGTACTGGTGTACTTGGCGGTATGATGAGTTCGACCTTTATAGGCATCTTTTTCATTCCGATTTTCTTCGTTGTTGTTGAGCGTATCTTCAGTAAACGTGAGCGGGAAAAGGTGGCTAAAGTGGTCGATTCAGCAGAATAA
- a CDS encoding class I SAM-dependent methyltransferase, giving the protein MTQLKHATASFGIYFNAQYPSLEAICQRWGLSFDQNALFELVFEHNCLVLNKRDEPKLKGISVDFVAGAVAHRRKFGGGRGQSIAKAVGLKQGVNPTVVDGTAGLGRDAFVLASLGCKVIMVERHPVVAALLEDGLRRAYESEDIGQWMQERMRLVHGSSLGSVALLSEDIDVVYLDPMYPHREKSALVKKEMRVFQSLVGADLDADGLLKPAMQLASKRVVVKRPDYAEDLDGVKPSMVIATKKNRFDVYVKAAMTS; this is encoded by the coding sequence GTGACCCAACTTAAACACGCAACAGCCAGTTTTGGTATCTACTTTAATGCGCAATACCCTTCATTAGAGGCTATCTGCCAAAGGTGGGGACTCAGTTTTGACCAAAATGCCCTTTTTGAACTGGTATTTGAACATAACTGTCTGGTATTAAATAAACGAGATGAACCTAAGCTCAAAGGGATCAGTGTCGATTTTGTGGCGGGAGCTGTGGCCCATCGCCGCAAATTTGGTGGCGGGCGTGGCCAGTCGATAGCCAAAGCGGTTGGCTTAAAGCAAGGTGTTAATCCCACCGTTGTTGATGGTACTGCGGGGCTTGGACGTGATGCATTTGTCCTCGCAAGTTTAGGTTGCAAGGTTATCATGGTTGAACGTCATCCCGTTGTTGCAGCATTACTTGAAGATGGTTTGAGACGAGCCTATGAAAGCGAAGATATTGGTCAGTGGATGCAAGAGCGTATGCGGCTAGTTCATGGTTCAAGCTTGGGATCGGTGGCGTTACTCAGTGAAGACATTGATGTGGTGTATCTCGATCCTATGTATCCTCACCGAGAAAAGTCAGCATTAGTCAAAAAAGAAATGCGCGTGTTTCAGTCGTTAGTCGGCGCCGATCTCGATGCCGATGGTCTACTTAAGCCTGCGATGCAGCTTGCTAGTAAGCGCGTTGTGGTCAAAAGACCCGATTATGCAGAAGATTTAGACGGTGTAAAACCTTCTATGGTCATCGCTACCAAGAAAAATCGTTTCGATGTCTATGTGAAAGCAGCAATGACCAGCTAA
- a CDS encoding transglycosylase SLT domain-containing protein has translation MKVELNGMRGASIVLVLLLLCVYWCSIIVHAADKPHYKASQSTRELIKTTMAKEVISPSVESKLLDNSSVPTQYTLEETDDKQVKVYQYKDENGTTVFTDHAPIANEYQIVLYDCYACRPDPQLDWEKIPLYPKNFDQIIRLAAKNYQLDPALIRAVIHAESDFNALAISKMGAMGLMQLMPDTAKELGVENAFKAEQNINGGVKYLASMLKLFDDDIELACAAYNAGPNIVTHYQGVPPYPETIAYVDRVKILLKRYQNLAATVLVGSLN, from the coding sequence ATGAAAGTAGAACTCAATGGTATGAGAGGGGCCAGCATCGTATTGGTGTTACTGCTGTTGTGTGTTTATTGGTGTTCGATTATTGTTCATGCTGCTGATAAGCCTCATTATAAAGCCAGTCAGTCTACAAGGGAATTGATTAAGACGACAATGGCTAAGGAGGTCATTTCACCGTCTGTTGAAAGTAAGCTGTTAGATAATAGCAGTGTTCCAACGCAGTATACCTTAGAGGAAACTGATGATAAGCAAGTGAAAGTTTACCAATATAAAGATGAAAATGGCACGACAGTGTTTACCGATCATGCCCCAATAGCCAATGAATATCAGATCGTTCTTTATGATTGTTATGCGTGTCGACCAGATCCCCAATTGGATTGGGAAAAAATACCACTTTATCCGAAAAACTTTGATCAAATAATACGCCTAGCAGCCAAAAACTATCAACTTGATCCTGCATTAATACGTGCGGTGATCCATGCTGAGTCAGATTTTAATGCTCTTGCTATTTCTAAAATGGGGGCCATGGGTTTAATGCAACTGATGCCAGATACAGCTAAAGAGCTGGGAGTTGAAAATGCTTTTAAGGCTGAGCAGAATATCAATGGTGGAGTTAAATACCTCGCGAGTATGTTGAAGCTGTTTGATGATGATATTGAACTTGCCTGTGCCGCCTACAACGCGGGACCCAACATAGTGACTCACTACCAAGGAGTTCCACCTTACCCTGAAACCATAGCGTATGTTGATCGGGTTAAAATATTACTGAAACGTTATCAAAACTTAGCGGCGACGGTACTGGTTGGGAGTCTCAACTGA
- a CDS encoding TnsA endonuclease N-terminal domain-containing protein yields MYIRSLRKPSPNKNIFKFASAKVGETIMCESSLEFDACFHHEYNDTITSFGSQPEGFHYNFEGKQLPYTPDVILHYIDGMTKFHEYKPYSKTFDPAFKAKFVAKKQAAQVLGIELILVTEKQIRINPILNNLKLLHRYSGVYGVSDIQRELLQLIKKSGKILLEDVAGEYALTMGEARSFLYSLINKGLLKADLAQDDLTSNPTVWCHV; encoded by the coding sequence ATGTATATTAGAAGCTTACGTAAGCCTTCACCGAATAAAAATATATTCAAATTTGCTAGCGCAAAAGTGGGTGAAACGATAATGTGCGAGAGTTCGCTGGAGTTCGATGCATGTTTTCATCATGAGTATAATGACACTATCACAAGCTTTGGCAGTCAGCCTGAAGGGTTTCACTATAATTTTGAGGGTAAACAATTACCTTATACACCGGATGTGATACTTCATTATATTGATGGGATGACAAAATTTCATGAATACAAACCTTACAGTAAAACATTTGATCCTGCTTTTAAAGCAAAGTTCGTAGCCAAAAAACAGGCTGCTCAAGTGCTTGGCATTGAGCTTATTCTGGTAACTGAAAAACAAATTCGGATAAATCCCATTCTTAATAATCTGAAATTACTGCATAGATATTCAGGTGTCTATGGGGTCAGTGATATTCAGCGTGAGTTGCTACAGCTGATTAAAAAATCAGGAAAGATCCTGCTTGAGGATGTTGCAGGTGAATATGCGCTGACAATGGGTGAAGCACGCTCTTTTCTCTATTCTCTAATTAATAAAGGGTTACTAAAAGCTGATTTGGCTCAAGACGACCTTACCTCTAATCCAACTGTATGGTGTCATGTATGA
- a CDS encoding TniB family NTP-binding protein: MNILTAHQMALLRSFSDCFVIHPCAQTIFNDFDDLRLNRNFQSDQQCMLLTGDTGVGKSHLINNYKKRVLASQTYSRTSMPVLVTRISSHKGLDATLRQMLTDLESFGSQQRKGPNYKIDLKTQLVKNLIRANVELLIFNEFQELIEFKTPKERQTIANELKYISEEARVPIILVGMPWTEQIAEEPQWASRLIRRRKLEYFSLQKDSKYYRQYLMGLAKYMPFDEPPKLEDKHIAIPLFAACRGENRALSHLLSETLKLVMVNGDQSLDIKHLAQTYKKLYEDQDSDTFPVFLNPFLEPLDKVLISEVVKPSRYNPNAMTPEDMLIAREFSAPSTLAQLLGK; this comes from the coding sequence ATGAATATTTTAACGGCTCATCAGATGGCTCTATTGCGCAGTTTTAGTGATTGTTTTGTCATACACCCTTGTGCTCAGACCATTTTTAATGATTTTGATGATTTAAGGTTAAATCGAAACTTTCAATCTGACCAACAGTGCATGTTGTTAACTGGGGACACTGGAGTGGGTAAAAGCCATCTGATTAACAATTATAAAAAACGAGTGCTAGCTAGTCAAACATATAGTCGTACTTCTATGCCGGTATTAGTTACCCGGATCTCAAGTCATAAAGGTCTTGATGCGACCCTGAGGCAGATGTTAACTGATTTGGAATCATTTGGCAGTCAACAACGAAAAGGGCCGAATTATAAAATAGATTTGAAAACTCAATTGGTTAAAAATTTAATTCGAGCGAATGTTGAATTACTTATTTTCAATGAATTTCAAGAGTTAATAGAGTTTAAAACACCTAAAGAACGTCAAACAATAGCTAATGAATTAAAATACATCAGCGAAGAAGCAAGAGTTCCAATTATCTTAGTTGGCATGCCTTGGACTGAACAGATCGCTGAAGAACCACAGTGGGCATCTCGCTTAATTCGAAGAAGAAAGCTTGAATACTTCAGTCTTCAAAAAGACAGCAAATACTATCGCCAGTATTTAATGGGCTTAGCCAAATATATGCCCTTTGATGAGCCGCCAAAGCTTGAAGATAAACATATTGCGATACCATTGTTTGCTGCATGCCGAGGTGAAAATAGGGCATTAAGTCACTTACTATCAGAGACATTAAAACTTGTAATGGTTAATGGTGACCAAAGTCTTGATATTAAGCATTTAGCTCAGACTTATAAAAAACTTTATGAGGATCAGGATAGTGATACTTTTCCCGTTTTTTTAAATCCTTTTCTTGAGCCGCTAGATAAGGTCCTTATTTCAGAAGTTGTTAAGCCATCACGATATAATCCCAATGCAATGACTCCTGAAGATATGTTGATTGCTCGTGAGTTTTCAGCCCCGAGTACCTTAGCTCAATTACTCGGTAAGTGA
- a CDS encoding 23S rRNA (adenine(2030)-N(6))-methyltransferase RlmJ, whose translation MLSYRHGYHAGNYADVLKHSVLLQVLKLMHKKPTPFAYIDTHAGAGGYALGDEFAQKTGEYLEGVAKLWGKEDLPEPLSEYIADVTHFNQGKSELTFYPGSPAFVDMNRYEKERMVLHELHRADHALLEEQFTGDRYIRTVKDDGLTGLIAAVPPRERRGVILVDPSYEIKTDYQDVPNAIIKAHKKFSTGVYMLWYPVVNRAQTEGMLKLLAKSGIKNQLRIEQAVRADSDEFGMTAAGLWIINPPWQLDEKASEILEYLSPLLNQGGGKITIKQEVAE comes from the coding sequence ATGCTGAGTTATCGCCACGGCTATCATGCTGGCAATTATGCCGATGTGTTAAAGCACTCTGTTTTATTACAAGTACTTAAGTTAATGCATAAAAAACCAACGCCCTTTGCTTATATTGATACCCATGCTGGCGCTGGCGGTTATGCCCTAGGCGATGAATTTGCTCAAAAAACGGGGGAATATTTAGAGGGCGTTGCTAAATTGTGGGGCAAAGAAGATCTCCCTGAGCCCTTGTCTGAGTATATAGCCGATGTGACTCACTTCAATCAAGGTAAATCTGAGCTGACTTTCTATCCAGGTTCTCCGGCTTTTGTCGACATGAACCGATATGAAAAAGAACGCATGGTATTGCATGAGCTTCATCGTGCCGATCACGCCCTACTGGAAGAGCAATTTACTGGCGACAGATATATTCGCACCGTTAAAGACGATGGCTTAACAGGATTGATCGCCGCGGTACCACCTCGTGAACGACGCGGTGTTATCTTAGTCGACCCAAGCTATGAAATAAAAACCGATTACCAAGATGTGCCAAACGCGATAATTAAGGCGCATAAAAAGTTTTCAACTGGTGTATATATGCTTTGGTATCCGGTCGTTAATCGCGCACAAACAGAAGGTATGCTAAAACTGCTTGCCAAAAGTGGTATTAAAAATCAGCTGCGTATCGAACAGGCTGTCCGCGCCGATAGCGATGAGTTTGGTATGACCGCTGCGGGTCTGTGGATTATTAATCCTCCTTGGCAACTCGATGAAAAAGCCAGTGAGATACTGGAATATTTGTCACCGTTATTAAATCAAGGTGGCGGCAAGATAACCATTAAGCAAGAAGTCGCTGAATAA
- a CDS encoding DUF4440 domain-containing protein, translating to MLTGLKQQLIELELYLLKSEVRSSVSDLTSLIHDDFLEFAGSGARFGKQEVLDKLPLEACPKFYASDFELRILAPDLAQLIYRASMQKPDECKIRYSLRSSLWKEQEGHWQMIFHQGTPSVLS from the coding sequence ATGCTAACTGGCTTGAAGCAACAACTCATAGAGCTTGAACTTTATTTACTTAAATCAGAAGTGAGAAGTTCAGTTAGTGATTTAACAAGCTTGATCCACGATGACTTTCTTGAGTTCGCTGGTTCTGGGGCTCGTTTTGGTAAACAAGAAGTGTTAGATAAACTGCCATTGGAAGCATGCCCTAAGTTTTATGCCTCAGACTTTGAGCTAAGGATCCTAGCGCCTGATTTAGCACAGCTGATTTATCGGGCCAGCATGCAAAAGCCCGATGAATGCAAGATCCGCTATTCTTTACGAAGTTCACTGTGGAAAGAACAAGAAGGCCATTGGCAGATGATTTTCCACCAAGGCACTCCAAGTGTGCTTAGTTAA
- a CDS encoding Mu transposase C-terminal domain-containing protein — MMDFKDEFTESTVVKKPDTRVQYAKLDDTGLVKRDLDTFPDFLKDKALDKYKLISVIELENTGGWTQKKLDPILDKLFAKNIEKRPNWRTVVRWRKSYIESNGDLVSLVVKRHKMGNRKNRVKGDEVFFEQALKRFLDAKRPKVTTAYQYYKDAITIENETIVDGKISIISYTAFNQRIKSLPPYPIAVARHGKFKADQWFAYCSSHIPPTRILERVEIDHTPLDLILLDDELLIPLGRPYLTLIVDVFSNCVLGFHLSYKAPSYVSAAKAIVHAIKPKSLDTMGIALQHDWPCYGKFETLVVDNGAEFWSKSLDHACLESGINVQYNPVRKPWLKPFVERFFGMINQYFLTELPGKTFSNILEKEDYKPEKDAIMRFSVFVEEFHRWIVDIYHQDSDSRDTRIPIKQWQHGFDVYPPLQMSLEEEEHFSVLMGISDERTLTRNGFKYEELMYDSRALADYRKRYPQTKDSIKKLIKIDPDDLSSIHVYLQELGGYLKVPCTDDGRYTKGLSLHEHKVIKKINREIVREGKDSLGLAKARMAIYDRVNQEQELFNEFKAKAKLSGVKKQAQLADISNTGQGTIKLEKSDTHSVITKKPELGISNILENWDEDIEGFE, encoded by the coding sequence ATGATGGATTTTAAAGATGAGTTTACTGAGTCTACCGTTGTAAAAAAACCAGACACTCGCGTTCAATACGCTAAGTTAGATGATACAGGGTTAGTTAAACGTGATCTTGATACTTTTCCCGATTTTTTGAAAGATAAAGCTCTTGATAAGTACAAACTTATAAGTGTTATAGAGCTTGAAAATACAGGTGGCTGGACGCAAAAAAAACTAGATCCCATACTCGATAAACTGTTTGCTAAGAATATTGAAAAACGTCCCAATTGGCGTACTGTGGTGCGTTGGCGCAAGAGTTATATTGAAAGCAATGGCGATCTTGTTTCATTGGTTGTTAAGCGGCACAAAATGGGCAATCGAAAAAATCGTGTTAAAGGTGATGAGGTTTTCTTTGAACAAGCACTTAAGCGTTTTTTAGATGCTAAAAGGCCTAAAGTCACCACTGCATACCAGTACTATAAAGATGCAATTACCATTGAAAATGAAACTATCGTCGATGGAAAAATTTCTATTATCTCTTATACAGCTTTTAATCAAAGAATAAAGTCACTGCCACCTTACCCAATAGCAGTTGCCAGACATGGTAAGTTCAAAGCAGATCAGTGGTTTGCATATTGTTCATCTCATATCCCCCCAACAAGAATTTTAGAGCGGGTTGAAATCGATCATACCCCGCTTGATTTAATTTTACTTGATGATGAGTTATTGATCCCCCTAGGAAGACCTTACCTGACCTTAATTGTTGATGTTTTTAGCAACTGTGTTTTAGGTTTTCATTTGAGCTACAAAGCCCCCTCTTATGTCTCAGCGGCTAAAGCGATAGTACATGCAATAAAACCTAAATCGCTAGATACTATGGGAATAGCGCTTCAGCATGACTGGCCTTGTTATGGAAAGTTCGAAACCTTGGTTGTGGATAATGGTGCAGAGTTTTGGTCTAAAAGCTTAGACCATGCTTGTTTAGAATCTGGAATAAATGTCCAATATAACCCCGTTCGCAAGCCATGGTTAAAACCATTCGTTGAGCGATTTTTTGGGATGATTAACCAATATTTTTTAACGGAACTCCCAGGGAAAACATTTTCAAATATTTTAGAAAAAGAAGATTATAAACCTGAAAAAGATGCCATCATGCGTTTTTCAGTTTTTGTTGAAGAGTTTCATCGTTGGATTGTCGATATTTATCATCAGGACTCAGATTCTCGTGACACGCGTATTCCAATAAAGCAATGGCAGCATGGTTTTGATGTCTACCCACCGTTGCAAATGAGTTTGGAGGAGGAAGAACACTTCAGCGTTCTCATGGGGATTTCAGATGAAAGAACATTAACTCGAAATGGTTTTAAATACGAAGAGTTAATGTATGACTCTAGGGCATTGGCTGATTATCGTAAACGTTACCCACAAACGAAAGATTCGATAAAAAAGCTCATTAAGATTGACCCTGATGATCTCTCGAGTATTCATGTTTACCTACAAGAGTTAGGCGGCTATCTCAAAGTCCCTTGCACTGATGATGGCAGATATACCAAAGGGTTGAGTCTGCATGAGCATAAAGTGATAAAGAAAATAAACCGTGAAATAGTAAGAGAGGGTAAAGATAGCCTAGGTTTAGCTAAAGCTCGAATGGCCATTTATGATCGAGTAAATCAAGAACAAGAACTCTTTAATGAATTCAAAGCGAAAGCCAAGCTATCTGGAGTTAAGAAGCAAGCCCAACTCGCTGATATTAGTAATACGGGTCAGGGTACTATTAAGTTGGAGAAAAGTGACACCCACTCAGTAATTACCAAAAAACCAGAGTTGGGCATCAGCAATATCCTCGAAAATTGGGATGAAGATATAGAGGGGTTTGAATGA